In the genome of Felis catus isolate Fca126 chromosome E1, F.catus_Fca126_mat1.0, whole genome shotgun sequence, the window ATTGGAGGGGGGTACTAaactttccagaagagaaaagagccagggaaggaggcaggagggataGGGTGAGCAGAGCAGGCGACAGGGCAGGacggagaggagaaagagaaccgGGGCAAAGTGAAGGTAAGGAGGTGCAGGGAGGAATGAAAGAGAGGTGGGCAGCACTCGGACGCCCAGACAGAGGGAACCGCCCCGGGATGAGGTTAGGGTCCCGGGGCCAAAGAATAGGAGCCCCGGGAGGCGGGCGGGGTGCAGTCGGAAGCGGGCTGACTCCTGCCCCCGCCGCCGGCTGCTTCTGCTGAggagggttgggggggagagCGGGTGGGTCCCCCCGCGCGACGGCCCCCGCAGGGCTCAAGGCTGCTCcgtctccccccctcccccccacccggcTTCCCGTCCCCGCGGCCGCTTTCTCCTCAGTCGCTGCCGGCCGCTTTCTCCTcagccgccgcctcctcctcagCCGCCGGTGCCGCCGCGGCCGGACTCACCTCCCCTAGCAAAGCCGGATAGAGCGGAGCCAGCGGCGGACACGCGCAACCAGCCaccgaggccccgcccccgcctcacACTGACCGGCTGCCCTAGCCAATCCACGCCCACCTGTCTGCGTCTGCCTCCAATCCTGGGCCCGGAGCTTCAGACAGGCGCACTGTTCGGCCAGTGGCAACAAGGTGTGGGTCTCCTGGGGAAATCCCGCCCCCGATCCGGGATGGGCAGATAGAAAGACCAATCAAAAGGCAGAGTCTGGCCTGACCGACAAGACTAAAAGCGAATTAAAAACCAAAGATCTCCGTGACATTTTCTTTcgcctctctcctcttttctttttcttcttttatttttttggcaggAGCAGGAAGCTGCGTGCTAATCCCGCCCGCAAAAGCTGGAAGAGAGGGTGGAATAAAAGAACCAATCATGAGCCGGGGACCAAGAACAGAACAACCAATCCTTGGCTTGAAGATGAAGTGGGAAGGGACCGGGGCCAGATAGACACTAGATTTGACAAATGGAAAAAACGATTGATCTCGGTCCCACCCTTCAGATCTCCTATAGGTCAGGATTGTGGAGAATTCACTGTCGTATCAGCGGCGACCTCTTTGGGGGCGGGGCCAAATAAAGGGGGTGTGGTCTAAAGAAAGGGGGCGGGACTGAGATGAAGAAGGCGGAGTCCCAATCATAGATGGTCCTTTGATACGAGCCATATCCTATCCCTTTTTAAGTCATCAAGTGTGGAGAAGAAATAGGGGGAGCAAAAAGGGATGTCGAACTAACAAAACTCAAGGTCCAAGGTTACTCAACAAGACAGTCACAGA includes:
- the LOC111557845 gene encoding leucine-rich repeat extensin-like protein 3; the protein is MERKLALGLHQSIQTRGAGRNEREVGSTRTPRQREPPRDEVRVPGPKNRSPGRRAGCSRKRADSCPRRRLLLLRRVGGESGWVPPRDGPRRAQGCSVSPPPPHPASRPRGRFLLSRCRPLSPQPPPPPQPPVPPRPDSPPLAKPDRAEPAADTRNQPPRPRPRLTLTGCPSQSTPTCLRLPPILGPELQTGALFGQWQQGAGSCVLIPPAKAGREGGIKEPIMSRGPRTEQPILGLKMKWEGTGAR